A single genomic interval of Luteolibacter arcticus harbors:
- a CDS encoding tandem-95 repeat protein, which translates to MAKSIFHWAGLVGVLACGGMAVNAAPMPDDVKLVVTVEGQAQTLHLHRRSVRSSDFKLLTWDSANGYVEMTTDPEVRSFRGTIEGNSNAIVLAGIDSHNNLYAYCYDLEYSQNLRWTVSVDVSSQLVTPLSPATMPSQTIAAPRAGSTGPPLLGPKVPTGTSHPVGTPAVAVNYGDIVEYDLGADLLVVAYNGAGQHVEDTLLAFERNAMIYEQMLLRSCLTRLNVTTVVVRKDSFPGGSTLSAWNQQPLLTPSRWDCLWVSEGNSSNSVMGHGVGVGYGVLYHENTHNWNASHLGYQGDTQGGNWPSIGPITSQRMLGSRKNYIDAGWFPKALDYLDPLHPYTHVDAARVTMDTPQDIDVLANDWDSNGDTLIVSDWTPTTRQGGTVTRNTDGSLRYVPASGFVGKDMIAYSAEDSSTMHLKTKELVHIEVVNNDLMAEYKFDEDHGIFAKNNVTGAHATTDASILNGNFANDSVPAPLGRGVFSPGTVSTESGNDESGYGGIRVGTGKVTPTDLTLDTGTPFESSINKNGCGFDILDGNYTFETWYRCDDYALGNATIASKSWGGEQNYGWNMYVYPSGGGYRLRTYWHPFNASAPKKNLDSSVRDFIPGRWYHVASVFDRTLNEVRIYLDGVRVATQSNAFSPGDVIFDGRRALTLGGGQKDRHCLSNTRIYSRALSDSDIQARYVIPGNPPRFLESSIAFTVHTDLGIKRSLWSSIWTGTGGAPAFSKVSGPAWLSVDANGELTGTPGTSDLGSTIAVIQMSNSHGSSDLIVNLTVVSSQLRARWHFDEGSGTTAADSSGNGKTAALSGATWKVPSREGASSLGVVGGSGQYVQAPFLSTTGGFTIAAWINPATRSGKDTIISQKGSYAFKLVGNTLELGIPSAVNQNSGNLGINSNQWRHVVVTYQPNDPEGIKFYIDGALRVTRPAGTFNQSTHPTLIGKSSDWVNDDFDGGLDDIRVYGSILSKEEILTMAGSYPTYTAPVIPTTLTRSPAVADVAYHDTLAGSATDVDPSTTFTFTKVSGPAWLTVAADGTLSGTPASSDVGTNSFTVRVNDPTGLSDATVLTIPVNQYLAAHWKVDEGTGTTSIDSSGTEHDLTLENTAAWGASRVGSSSLFLSGSTTTVPYARAAAVNTSLGVTLSLWIYPTSLSGQRTLITQTGSYSFRTNGTGLLFGISGINSDTGSGVLVANQWQHVAVSFKPNTAGGVRFYVNGILKTTGNTTLSIPQNSSSTLIGVTSGTTTSLWAGRMDDLRIHSAPMTDGEVLALYNSYPGYTAPSFTNDPASGVTWGADGPYVGTLAGSATDPDAGTTLSYSKVSGPAWMTVAADGTLGGTPTGANVGVNSFTVQVTDNTGQTDTAVLNISIIGNAAPVFTSNPVNGNGATEDSGYSASLSSHATDANGDARTFSKVSGPAWLNVASNGALSGTPSNEDVGANAFAVKVTDVWGTFGTATLNIAVANANDAPVFTADPILKADALCLVAYSDSLNGEATDMDVGDTLMYSKVSGPAWLSVASDGTLSGTPADSDSGLNSFVVRVTDSDSATTTAALQIKVTGIAWSNRAGGSWPTAGNWNGEIVASGANKIANFATLDLTADTTVSLNGARTIGHLTFGDTTPSHNWIVNTGSGGPLTLDVASGRPLIKVLNQTATLSAAMAGNDGLTKAGPGTLVLSSANTYTGGTTISEGILAIGNVGALGNSGVTLGNGSTLRVNYISGSPTLANTLTVAADDSAIVDVVGSGVPNNTLTLGTGAITLDGTLRVTRSAGSNGATNFSRALTGSGTLEVGNTQAGAVPISTSGLQGRCTFASPTAYAGFTGNIHVLNGGNLFLSPGTLTGQDVNIDSGGYLSLVDGLTTVIDNLTGNGSITKNAGGTAILDVASGNFSGVIAQNLIGGTGGVSLVKSGVGTLTLSGANTYTTTTTVRGGILIITGSLAPTVTTVETGTLAGTGTLGGAVTVQGGGTIAPGVDGIGTLTLASKALTLSGTTVMEVTQNASVVSNDKIAGITSMTYGGHLTVSQLDTEALSAGSSFVLFSATSYSGNFSTFTLPTLDEGLVWDTTGLLANGTIAVNRVPVAGNDTFAILEDESTLLSVLDNDTDFDSTFLEIESVTQGEHGVVTIEEHQIRYTPETNWFGMDEFTYTLTDTRGGTAVATVTVTVAPDNDDPVFGPLAEDSAAEDSAFSGSVAGDASDIDSPGVLTFSKVSGPAWLSVASDGTLSGIPLNGDVGANHFVLRVRDTTTGEAEAPLTVNVSNTNDAPTFAADPFTKLESICYVAYSGSIAGDAGDVDEDDTFTFSRVSGPSWLSVASNGALSGTPMDSDCGLNSFVMRVTDASNASTTATLQIMVTGIAWSNPAGGSWTTTGNWNGGVIASGADKIANFATLDLAANATVTLDGARTVGHLTFGDTTASHDWILNTGSAGPLTLDVTTGSPLITVLNQTATLGAVLAGNDGLIKTGPGTLVLGAANTYTGGTTITDGTLAIAHIGALGSGNTLAVPSGSTGTLDLILNGNLTLNTGTINVGGTLRTVRSSGSAGSTVINGGLSGAGILQIDTSPGPVTTSPFHRTSFGTSTTAFDNFTGSIEVLGGGNLGLFNGTLTSANSNNVTIASGGYVTLLTNTTTYVGALNGNGTITKNAAATNATLSIASGNFSGVISQTALAAAGAVIVTKAGTGTLTLSGANTYTGATTVSGGTLVLTGSLANTTTTVQSGGTLGGTGILGGAVTVQSGGTLAPGVDDTGTLTLSSKSLALSGTSSMEIGRTGSTLSNDKISGITTVTYGGTLQVSNVGGDALQAGDSFQLFSATTRSGSFTTVSLPTLGEGLLWNTSNLATSGTISVAATGALVVDPYLVWAGAHGLDGSSDDPDHDGTGNLLEFYLDSNPMAVDGSILPLTTVNATHVVLSFKRRDDAEAHAGTELVQWGSDLTGWSDVILDASSSVPDADGIVVEVTENGAAPDEITVSIPRALAAGGKLFARLKVNE; encoded by the coding sequence CGCGGTCGCGGTCAACTATGGCGATATCGTCGAGTATGATCTCGGGGCGGACCTGCTGGTTGTCGCCTACAATGGCGCGGGTCAGCATGTCGAAGACACCCTGCTTGCCTTCGAGCGCAATGCCATGATCTACGAGCAGATGCTGCTGCGAAGTTGCCTGACCCGTCTGAATGTTACCACGGTGGTGGTCCGCAAGGATAGCTTTCCGGGAGGTTCGACACTCTCCGCATGGAATCAGCAACCGTTGTTGACGCCCTCCCGCTGGGATTGCTTGTGGGTCTCGGAGGGGAACAGTTCCAACAGCGTAATGGGCCATGGCGTGGGGGTCGGGTATGGTGTCCTCTACCACGAAAACACCCACAATTGGAACGCCTCCCACTTGGGGTATCAGGGGGATACCCAAGGGGGCAACTGGCCCTCCATCGGCCCCATCACCTCCCAGAGGATGCTTGGCTCTCGGAAAAACTACATCGATGCGGGATGGTTTCCGAAGGCCCTGGATTATCTCGATCCGCTCCATCCCTACACTCATGTGGACGCCGCCCGTGTCACGATGGACACGCCGCAGGATATCGACGTGCTGGCCAATGACTGGGATTCGAATGGCGATACTCTGATCGTTTCCGATTGGACGCCTACCACCCGGCAGGGCGGCACCGTAACCCGGAACACGGATGGAAGCCTGCGCTATGTGCCTGCCAGCGGCTTTGTCGGAAAGGACATGATCGCCTACTCGGCGGAGGACAGCTCCACCATGCATCTGAAGACGAAGGAACTCGTCCACATCGAGGTGGTGAATAACGATCTGATGGCCGAGTATAAGTTCGACGAGGACCACGGCATCTTCGCCAAAAACAACGTTACCGGCGCCCATGCCACCACGGATGCCAGCATTCTCAACGGGAATTTCGCAAATGACTCAGTCCCGGCCCCGCTGGGGCGGGGCGTCTTTTCTCCGGGAACCGTGTCGACGGAATCCGGCAATGATGAGTCCGGCTATGGCGGTATCCGGGTGGGGACCGGCAAGGTGACGCCCACCGATCTGACGCTGGATACCGGCACTCCGTTCGAAAGTTCGATCAACAAGAACGGCTGCGGCTTCGACATCCTGGATGGGAACTACACCTTCGAGACTTGGTATCGCTGTGATGACTATGCTCTCGGGAACGCGACCATCGCTTCCAAATCCTGGGGTGGTGAGCAGAACTACGGCTGGAACATGTATGTCTATCCGTCAGGCGGTGGCTACCGTTTGAGGACTTATTGGCATCCTTTCAATGCGTCCGCTCCGAAGAAGAATCTCGATTCTTCGGTTCGGGACTTTATCCCCGGCCGCTGGTACCATGTCGCGAGCGTGTTTGACCGGACCTTGAATGAAGTCCGGATTTACCTCGACGGTGTCCGGGTCGCCACCCAGAGCAACGCCTTCTCACCCGGGGATGTCATCTTCGACGGCCGCCGCGCCCTCACATTGGGCGGAGGCCAGAAGGACCGGCACTGCTTGAGCAACACGCGGATTTATTCGCGGGCGCTGTCCGACTCTGATATCCAGGCACGCTACGTGATCCCCGGGAACCCGCCGAGATTCCTGGAGTCCTCGATCGCCTTCACGGTCCATACGGACCTCGGGATCAAAAGATCGCTGTGGTCCTCGATTTGGACCGGAACGGGAGGTGCTCCGGCATTTTCAAAGGTCAGCGGACCGGCCTGGTTGAGCGTCGATGCGAATGGCGAACTGACCGGCACTCCCGGGACGTCTGACCTCGGATCCACCATCGCGGTGATCCAGATGAGCAACAGCCACGGATCCTCCGACCTCATAGTGAATCTCACGGTGGTATCCTCCCAATTGCGAGCGCGCTGGCATTTCGACGAAGGCAGCGGCACGACGGCCGCGGATTCTTCCGGCAATGGCAAGACCGCCGCTCTCAGCGGAGCCACTTGGAAGGTGCCAAGCCGGGAAGGCGCTTCCTCCCTCGGCGTCGTGGGCGGCTCCGGCCAATATGTGCAGGCACCCTTCCTCAGCACTACCGGTGGCTTCACCATCGCGGCGTGGATCAACCCGGCCACGCGCTCGGGCAAGGACACGATCATTTCGCAGAAGGGCAGCTACGCGTTCAAGCTTGTCGGAAATACTCTGGAACTGGGGATCCCTTCGGCCGTCAACCAAAACTCGGGAAACTTGGGCATCAACTCCAACCAATGGAGGCATGTGGTCGTGACCTATCAGCCGAACGACCCCGAAGGCATCAAGTTCTACATCGATGGAGCACTGCGGGTGACACGGCCGGCGGGAACCTTCAATCAGAGCACTCATCCCACGCTGATTGGAAAATCGTCCGACTGGGTCAATGACGACTTCGACGGCGGACTCGATGACATCCGCGTGTATGGCTCGATCCTGAGCAAAGAGGAAATCCTGACAATGGCAGGTTCCTACCCGACTTACACCGCGCCGGTCATTCCCACCACGCTGACCCGTTCGCCCGCTGTGGCCGACGTGGCCTACCACGATACGCTCGCGGGCTCCGCCACCGATGTAGATCCCAGCACCACGTTCACCTTCACTAAGGTCAGTGGGCCGGCATGGCTCACGGTTGCCGCGGATGGGACCCTGAGTGGCACTCCCGCTTCATCGGATGTTGGCACGAATTCGTTCACGGTTCGCGTCAATGATCCTACGGGTTTGAGCGATGCCACCGTGCTTACTATCCCGGTCAATCAATACCTCGCGGCGCATTGGAAGGTAGATGAGGGAACCGGCACGACCTCGATCGATTCGTCGGGAACCGAGCATGATCTCACGCTGGAGAACACCGCCGCCTGGGGAGCTTCCCGTGTGGGTTCCTCCAGCCTTTTCCTGAGTGGATCAACCACTACCGTACCTTATGCGAGAGCTGCGGCGGTGAATACCAGTTTGGGTGTCACCCTGAGTCTGTGGATTTACCCCACCAGTCTCAGCGGCCAGCGCACCCTCATCACCCAGACGGGCAGCTACAGCTTCAGGACCAACGGCACCGGGCTTCTGTTCGGGATATCGGGGATCAACAGTGATACCGGGAGCGGGGTGCTGGTGGCCAACCAATGGCAGCACGTTGCCGTTTCCTTCAAGCCCAACACCGCGGGTGGTGTGAGATTCTACGTCAACGGCATTCTGAAGACCACAGGTAACACTACGCTGAGCATTCCCCAGAACAGTTCATCGACGTTGATTGGTGTCACTTCCGGGACCACGACCAGTTTGTGGGCTGGCCGCATGGATGATCTCCGGATCCACAGCGCGCCGATGACCGACGGCGAGGTACTGGCTCTCTACAATTCCTATCCGGGCTACACCGCGCCATCCTTCACCAATGACCCGGCCTCAGGCGTGACCTGGGGGGCGGACGGCCCCTATGTGGGCACCTTGGCGGGCAGCGCCACGGACCCGGATGCTGGCACGACTCTGAGTTACAGCAAGGTGAGCGGGCCCGCGTGGATGACGGTGGCTGCCGATGGCACGTTGGGCGGCACGCCGACCGGGGCCAACGTCGGGGTGAACTCCTTCACCGTGCAAGTAACCGACAACACCGGCCAGACCGACACGGCAGTGCTGAACATTTCGATCATCGGCAATGCAGCGCCCGTCTTCACCTCCAATCCGGTCAACGGGAACGGTGCCACCGAGGACAGCGGTTACTCAGCATCCCTCTCCAGCCATGCGACCGATGCGAATGGCGATGCACGCACCTTTTCCAAGGTCTCCGGTCCGGCGTGGCTGAACGTCGCCTCGAACGGCGCGCTTTCTGGAACTCCGTCCAATGAAGACGTTGGCGCGAACGCATTCGCCGTAAAGGTCACCGATGTGTGGGGGACCTTCGGAACGGCCACGCTCAATATCGCGGTGGCCAATGCCAACGACGCTCCCGTTTTCACGGCCGATCCGATCCTCAAGGCGGACGCCCTTTGCCTGGTTGCCTACAGTGACAGCCTCAATGGTGAGGCTACGGACATGGATGTAGGGGACACGCTGATGTATTCGAAGGTCAGCGGTCCGGCATGGTTGAGCGTCGCTTCCGACGGCACCCTGTCAGGAACCCCTGCGGACAGCGATTCCGGACTCAACAGCTTCGTGGTGCGGGTGACCGACAGCGATAGTGCGACAACGACGGCTGCGCTACAAATCAAGGTAACGGGTATCGCCTGGTCGAACAGGGCGGGCGGTTCGTGGCCCACCGCAGGTAACTGGAATGGCGAAATCGTCGCGAGCGGGGCGAACAAAATCGCGAATTTCGCGACGCTGGACCTGACTGCGGATACCACCGTTTCCCTCAACGGCGCCCGTACGATCGGCCATCTGACTTTCGGCGATACCACGCCATCCCACAACTGGATCGTCAACACCGGCAGCGGCGGTCCGCTCACGCTCGACGTTGCCAGCGGCAGGCCGCTGATCAAGGTCCTCAACCAAACAGCGACCCTCAGCGCGGCCATGGCAGGCAATGACGGCTTGACCAAAGCGGGACCAGGGACGCTGGTTCTCTCCAGCGCCAATACTTATACCGGCGGCACGACGATCTCCGAAGGCATTCTTGCGATTGGCAATGTCGGGGCGCTGGGGAACAGCGGCGTGACTCTCGGCAATGGGAGTACTCTGCGTGTGAACTACATCTCCGGGTCGCCGACGCTGGCCAACACCCTGACGGTGGCGGCGGACGACAGCGCCATTGTCGATGTCGTCGGCAGCGGCGTGCCGAACAACACACTGACGCTCGGCACCGGCGCGATCACGCTGGACGGCACGCTGCGCGTCACGCGCTCCGCCGGAAGCAATGGCGCGACCAATTTTTCCCGGGCACTGACAGGGTCCGGAACTCTTGAAGTGGGAAATACCCAAGCCGGTGCGGTTCCGATTTCCACTTCCGGTCTTCAAGGTCGCTGCACTTTTGCCAGCCCGACGGCGTATGCCGGATTCACCGGGAACATCCATGTTTTGAATGGCGGAAACCTGTTTCTCTCTCCTGGCACTCTCACCGGTCAGGACGTGAACATTGACTCCGGTGGTTACCTCAGCCTTGTGGATGGGCTCACTACTGTGATCGACAACTTGACCGGCAATGGCTCGATCACCAAGAACGCGGGCGGCACGGCAATTCTGGACGTTGCCAGCGGGAATTTCTCCGGCGTCATCGCGCAGAACCTGATTGGGGGTACCGGCGGCGTGTCGCTGGTCAAATCCGGCGTCGGCACGCTCACCCTGAGCGGCGCGAATACCTACACCACCACCACCACGGTCCGCGGCGGCATTTTGATCATCACCGGTTCACTGGCACCGACGGTCACCACCGTAGAAACCGGCACGCTCGCAGGAACCGGCACGCTCGGCGGCGCGGTGACGGTGCAGGGCGGTGGCACGATCGCCCCGGGCGTGGACGGCATCGGCACGCTCACGTTGGCCAGCAAGGCCCTCACCCTGTCCGGCACAACCGTGATGGAAGTCACCCAGAATGCCTCAGTCGTTTCGAACGACAAGATCGCGGGCATCACCAGCATGACCTATGGCGGGCACCTGACGGTGAGCCAACTGGATACGGAGGCGCTTTCCGCGGGCAGTTCGTTCGTCCTGTTCTCCGCCACCAGCTACTCCGGCAACTTCAGCACCTTCACCCTGCCGACGCTGGATGAGGGGCTCGTATGGGACACGACCGGCCTTCTGGCGAATGGCACGATTGCGGTCAATCGCGTGCCGGTTGCGGGAAACGACACCTTCGCAATTCTGGAAGACGAGTCCACATTGTTGAGCGTTCTTGATAACGATACCGATTTCGACTCGACTTTCCTTGAGATTGAATCGGTGACCCAAGGGGAGCATGGGGTGGTGACCATTGAGGAGCACCAGATCCGTTACACGCCCGAAACGAATTGGTTCGGGATGGACGAATTCACTTACACGCTCACCGACACGCGCGGCGGGACCGCAGTGGCGACGGTGACAGTCACCGTTGCTCCGGACAACGATGATCCCGTCTTCGGGCCACTGGCGGAGGACAGCGCTGCGGAAGACTCCGCGTTCAGCGGTTCGGTGGCTGGGGATGCCAGCGACATTGACTCGCCGGGTGTGCTGACCTTCAGCAAGGTCTCCGGTCCGGCCTGGCTGAGCGTTGCCTCGGATGGCACCCTCAGCGGCATCCCGCTGAATGGGGATGTGGGGGCGAACCACTTTGTGCTCCGCGTGCGGGACACGACGACCGGCGAAGCCGAAGCACCCCTGACCGTCAACGTGTCCAACACCAACGACGCGCCGACCTTCGCCGCCGATCCCTTCACGAAATTGGAAAGCATCTGCTACGTCGCCTATAGTGGCAGCATCGCGGGAGACGCCGGCGATGTGGATGAGGATGACACGTTCACCTTCTCCAGAGTCAGCGGACCGTCGTGGCTGAGTGTGGCCTCCAATGGCGCGCTCTCGGGCACGCCGATGGACAGCGATTGCGGACTCAACAGCTTTGTCATGCGGGTGACGGATGCTTCCAACGCCTCCACGACCGCTACCCTGCAGATCATGGTCACCGGCATCGCCTGGTCGAATCCGGCGGGTGGTTCTTGGACCACTACCGGCAACTGGAATGGGGGTGTCATTGCCAGCGGTGCCGACAAGATCGCGAACTTCGCCACGCTGGACTTGGCGGCTAACGCCACTGTAACGCTCGATGGCGCGCGCACGGTCGGCCATTTGACCTTCGGCGATACCACGGCGTCACACGATTGGATCCTCAACACCGGCAGTGCAGGCCCACTCACGCTCGACGTCACCACCGGCAGCCCATTGATCACCGTCCTAAACCAGACCGCCACCCTTGGTGCCGTCCTGGCGGGGAACGATGGTCTGATCAAGACGGGTCCGGGCACTTTGGTCCTCGGCGCGGCCAATACCTACACCGGCGGCACCACGATCACAGACGGCACCTTGGCCATCGCCCACATCGGCGCTTTGGGATCCGGCAATACGCTGGCCGTGCCCTCCGGCAGCACCGGCACACTCGACCTGATACTCAATGGCAACCTGACGCTCAACACGGGGACAATCAATGTGGGGGGCACCCTGCGAACCGTTCGCTCCAGTGGCTCGGCAGGGTCCACGGTCATCAACGGCGGGCTTAGCGGGGCAGGTATCCTGCAGATCGACACCAGTCCCGGGCCCGTTACCACCAGTCCCTTCCACCGCACCAGCTTCGGCACCAGCACCACTGCCTTCGACAACTTCACCGGCAGTATCGAAGTTCTCGGCGGTGGGAACCTCGGGCTGTTCAACGGCACGTTGACGAGTGCCAACAGCAACAATGTCACCATCGCCTCCGGGGGCTATGTCACCCTCCTGACAAACACCACCACCTACGTGGGTGCGCTGAATGGAAACGGGACGATCACCAAGAATGCGGCAGCCACCAATGCGACGCTTAGCATTGCCAGCGGAAACTTTTCCGGCGTCATCTCTCAAACCGCCCTGGCCGCGGCCGGCGCGGTAATCGTGACCAAAGCCGGCACGGGCACTCTGACCCTCAGCGGAGCGAACACCTATACCGGAGCCACCACCGTCAGCGGCGGCACCTTGGTCCTGACGGGCTCGCTCGCCAACACCACCACCACTGTGCAAAGCGGCGGCACGCTGGGCGGCACCGGCATACTTGGCGGAGCAGTCACGGTACAGAGCGGCGGCACCCTGGCCCCGGGAGTGGATGACACCGGCACCCTCACGCTGTCGAGCAAGTCACTCGCCTTGTCCGGCACTTCCTCGATGGAAATCGGCCGCACCGGCAGCACGCTCTCGAACGACAAGATCAGCGGCATCACCACCGTCACTTATGGCGGCACGCTGCAGGTCTCCAACGTCGGTGGGGACGCGCTGCAGGCGGGCGATTCGTTCCAACTCTTCAGCGCTACCACCCGCAGCGGCAGCTTCACCACGGTTTCCCTCCCGACTCTTGGCGAGGGCCTCCTCTGGAACACCAGCAACTTGGCGACCTCCGGCACCATCTCGGTGGCAGCCACGGGTGCGCTTGTTGTAGATCCCTACCTCGTATGGGCCGGTGCCCACGGCCTCGACGGTTCCAGCGACGATCCCGACCACGATGGCACGGGCAACTTGCTCGAGTTCTACCTCGACAGCAATCCAATGGCCGTGGACGGCTCTATTCTCCCGCTCACGACCGTAAATGCCACGCACGTGGTGCTCAGCTTCAAGCGCCGCGACGACGCCGAGGCCCACGCGGGCACCGAGTTGGTCCAGTGGGGGTCGGATCTCACCGGTTGGAGTGATGTCATTCTCGATGCTTCCAGCTCCGTGCCCGATGCCGACGGCATCGTCGTCGAGGTGACCGAAAATGGCGCTGCGCCGGATGAAATCACGGTGTCCATCCCGCGTGCCTTGGCGGCCGGTGGAAAGCTGTTCGCCCGACTCAAGGTTAACGAGTGA